A region of Planktothrix tepida PCC 9214 DNA encodes the following proteins:
- a CDS encoding nucleotidyltransferase domain-containing protein: MKSLTSISANLPIVDIRTEVEILVCCARTCMDSKNAERLKILLHENIDWEYLIQTANLQGLMPLLYWNLNTTCPEAVPKATLAQLRASFEANAGWSLTLTGELLRLLELFATHEIPSIPFKGAILAASAYGNLALRQFCDLDILVRQQDVLAAKDLLISQGYRLDDEWGWECNLISHDGRISVDLHQAITPNDFPVSIYFDDLWKGVKSVSLAGINVLSLSPEDLLLILCINIARDSWQDRERLVQICDVAEVIRVYQEMNWEQVIKRASQLNSLRMLFLGLLLAHDLLGANLPEEVLKRVQAEQIVKSLVSLVCKWLFCQAENPTRGREKKRFYFQVRERFQDRVPYLAHLVHLWIAPSETDRAFLPLPTSLSFLYYLIRPTRVVIKLMLR; the protein is encoded by the coding sequence ATGAAAAGCTTAACTTCCATCTCTGCTAATTTGCCAATAGTAGATATTCGTACTGAAGTCGAAATCTTGGTTTGCTGTGCTAGAACTTGCATGGACTCTAAAAATGCTGAACGGCTCAAGATTTTGCTGCACGAAAATATTGATTGGGAGTATCTGATTCAGACAGCAAATCTTCAGGGGTTAATGCCACTTCTATACTGGAATCTTAATACGACCTGCCCAGAAGCAGTTCCCAAGGCTACTTTGGCTCAACTACGAGCTAGTTTTGAGGCTAACGCCGGGTGGAGTCTTACTTTGACTGGGGAACTGCTCAGGCTTTTGGAACTATTTGCAACTCATGAAATTCCTTCCATCCCCTTTAAAGGTGCTATTCTAGCCGCTTCCGCTTACGGCAATTTGGCATTGCGACAGTTCTGCGACCTAGATATCTTAGTACGCCAACAAGACGTTCTGGCAGCTAAAGACTTACTGATTTCTCAGGGATATAGACTAGATGATGAATGGGGTTGGGAGTGTAATCTCATATCACACGATGGCAGGATTAGTGTAGATCTTCACCAGGCAATCACACCGAACGATTTTCCGGTTTCAATCTATTTTGATGACTTATGGAAAGGTGTTAAATCAGTATCTCTTGCTGGTATAAACGTACTGAGTTTGTCTCCAGAGGACTTGCTCTTAATTCTCTGCATTAACATCGCCAGGGATTCTTGGCAAGACCGAGAACGATTGGTACAGATTTGTGATGTTGCTGAAGTGATCCGGGTTTACCAGGAAATGAATTGGGAACAGGTTATAAAACGGGCTAGTCAGTTGAATAGTTTGCGAATGCTCTTCCTTGGTCTTCTCTTAGCACACGATCTTCTAGGAGCAAATCTTCCAGAAGAAGTGTTGAAGAGGGTTCAAGCAGAGCAAATAGTTAAATCCCTTGTATCCTTAGTCTGTAAATGGCTGTTCTGTCAAGCCGAAAACCCAACTAGAGGCAGAGAAAAAAAACGGTTTTATTTTCAAGTTAGAGAGCGTTTTCAAGATCGAGTTCCCTACTTAGCCCACCTCGTCCACCTTTGGATAGCTCCAAGCGAAACAGATCGGGCGTTCCTTCCGTTGCCAACTTCTCTATCTTTTCTCTACTATTTAATCCGCCCCACCCGAGTAGTCATAAAATTGATGTTAAGATGA
- a CDS encoding CP12 domain-containing protein, protein MMLKAKDIMTTEVVTIKGSATVAEAVKQMNDMCLRALLVERRYEQDAFGIITETDIVYKVTAYGKDPTQVRVCEIMTKPCIAINPDLGVEYVARLFAQTGIRRAPVIHDKLLGIISVTDIISKGDFVENPKGILLKERIEQAIEEARATCSEKGATSKECAAAWDIVEELQAEASHQKAERLEKTAFDLYCEENPDAVEARVYDT, encoded by the coding sequence ATGATGCTCAAAGCTAAAGATATTATGACTACAGAAGTCGTAACGATCAAAGGTTCCGCTACGGTTGCCGAAGCCGTGAAGCAGATGAATGATATGTGCTTACGGGCATTGCTCGTTGAGCGACGTTACGAACAAGATGCCTTTGGGATTATTACTGAGACCGACATTGTTTACAAAGTCACCGCCTACGGGAAAGACCCAACACAAGTCCGGGTTTGTGAAATTATGACCAAACCCTGCATTGCGATTAATCCTGACCTCGGTGTGGAATATGTGGCGAGACTCTTTGCTCAAACGGGAATTCGTCGTGCTCCAGTGATTCACGATAAATTGCTGGGAATTATTTCGGTCACCGATATTATTAGCAAAGGTGATTTTGTCGAAAATCCGAAGGGCATTCTGTTAAAAGAACGCATTGAACAAGCGATTGAAGAAGCTAGAGCGACTTGTTCAGAAAAAGGAGCTACCTCGAAAGAATGTGCCGCCGCCTGGGATATCGTGGAAGAACTGCAAGCCGAAGCGTCTCACCAAAAAGCAGAACGTTTGGAAAAAACAGCCTTTGATTTGTATTGTGAAGAAAATCCTGATGCTGTAGAAGCTCGGGTGTATGACACCTAA
- the lpxC gene encoding UDP-3-O-acyl-N-acetylglucosamine deacetylase has translation MRNNSEYTLKEAFTCSGVGLHTGVMTTVRVLPANIGEGRYFVRVDLPETPIIPAQLKSVLSTTLSTELGHTNATVRTVEHLLAALTGMGIDHARIEIDGPEVPLLEGSAQNWVEAIATVGRQILEGQSQEFNPFKITHPISVQQGDGFVTAYPASETRFTYGIDFSVPAIGNQWYSYTANPEIFAQEIAPARTFTLEEQVEQLRQAGLIKGGSLDNAIVCGNSGWLNPPLRYANEPVRHKILDLVGDLSLLGVIPQAHYLAYKAGHHLHVQLVQEIHQDQKLTVEC, from the coding sequence TTGAGAAACAACAGCGAATATACCTTAAAAGAAGCCTTTACTTGTTCCGGTGTGGGATTACATACGGGAGTAATGACAACGGTTAGAGTTTTACCTGCAAATATTGGGGAAGGACGCTATTTTGTGCGCGTTGATTTACCCGAAACTCCGATTATTCCTGCACAATTAAAATCGGTATTATCCACCACTTTATCCACAGAATTAGGTCATACAAACGCAACCGTTAGAACCGTTGAACATTTGTTAGCCGCCTTAACGGGAATGGGAATTGATCACGCTCGCATCGAAATTGATGGCCCGGAAGTTCCGTTATTAGAGGGGTCGGCTCAAAATTGGGTAGAAGCGATCGCAACCGTTGGCCGCCAAATACTCGAAGGTCAATCTCAAGAATTCAACCCTTTTAAAATCACCCATCCCATATCCGTTCAACAAGGAGATGGGTTTGTCACAGCCTATCCCGCATCAGAAACGCGATTTACCTATGGAATTGATTTTTCCGTTCCCGCCATTGGCAATCAATGGTATAGTTACACCGCTAACCCTGAAATTTTTGCTCAGGAAATTGCTCCGGCTCGAACCTTTACCCTGGAAGAACAGGTGGAACAGTTGCGCCAAGCGGGACTGATTAAAGGCGGGAGCCTCGATAATGCCATTGTCTGTGGAAACTCAGGATGGTTAAATCCACCCTTAAGATATGCAAATGAACCCGTGCGTCATAAAATTTTAGACTTAGTAGGGGATTTGAGTTTATTGGGTGTTATCCCTCAAGCTCATTACTTGGCATACAAAGCAGGACATCATCTTCATGTTCAACTGGTTCAGGAAATTCATCAAGATCAGAAATTAACGGTTGAGTGTTAA
- a CDS encoding 2OG-Fe(II) oxygenase: MLFNSEYNIQFDEIFSQALDLVNSSLNQPEIPYNERLNAALKVLEIGILSSQQKQLNSLLPEVIPSSDISPDPFLQHQETEAIILNPDYVQLDNFLSEEDYQKLLKMTLANQDKFFPSEVINDQSKYRESYILLPQHFVEFHELLTHQILSARPNVMQQLQMSMFLVSHLEMQITAHLHGGYYKIHQDVDAGKAANRRLTYVYYFYQEPKPFYGGDLRLYETKIQDNQSLIQERFNQIEPRNNSIIFFDSRCKHEVLPVYCPSQQFTDGRFTINGWIHG, translated from the coding sequence ATGTTATTCAATTCAGAATATAATATACAATTTGATGAGATTTTTAGTCAAGCTTTAGATTTGGTAAATTCTAGCCTTAATCAACCTGAAATTCCCTACAATGAAAGGCTGAACGCAGCCTTAAAAGTATTAGAGATCGGAATATTATCATCACAACAAAAGCAGTTGAATTCATTGTTACCCGAAGTTATCCCATCTTCAGATATTTCTCCTGATCCTTTCTTGCAGCATCAAGAAACAGAAGCCATTATTTTAAATCCCGATTATGTACAACTGGATAACTTTCTCTCAGAGGAAGATTATCAGAAACTTTTAAAGATGACTTTAGCTAATCAAGATAAATTTTTTCCTTCAGAAGTGATAAATGATCAGTCAAAATATCGGGAATCTTATATTTTACTTCCTCAACACTTTGTCGAGTTCCATGAACTTCTGACTCATCAGATTCTCTCTGCTAGACCCAATGTTATGCAGCAATTACAAATGTCGATGTTTTTAGTGTCCCATTTAGAAATGCAAATCACGGCGCATTTACATGGGGGATATTATAAAATTCATCAAGATGTGGATGCCGGAAAAGCTGCCAATCGAAGATTAACCTATGTTTATTATTTTTATCAAGAACCTAAACCTTTTTATGGAGGAGACTTAAGATTATATGAAACTAAAATTCAAGACAATCAATCTCTAATTCAAGAAAGATTTAATCAAATTGAACCGCGTAATAATAGTATTATCTTTTTTGATAGTCGTTGTAAGCATGAAGTTTTACCTGTTTATTGTCCCTCTCAACAATTTACGGATGGTCGATTTACAATTAATGGTTGGATTCATGGTTGA
- a CDS encoding response regulator: protein MQTILALSAQGVWIMRRILVVDDSATMRKMVIASLRDLTDVSFSEAGNGLEAIEQLEVAPFDLMILDLNMPDMHGLEVLKFVLGHPSYHDTPIVILTTKGDENSRSEAIAAGAACYLTKPFQPKFLASEIRQLLTSVSV from the coding sequence ATGCAAACTATTCTTGCCTTATCCGCTCAAGGAGTGTGGATTATGAGACGGATTTTAGTGGTTGATGATTCAGCAACGATGCGAAAAATGGTAATCGCGTCTTTGCGAGATTTAACTGATGTTAGTTTTAGTGAAGCGGGGAATGGTTTAGAAGCAATTGAACAACTTGAAGTGGCTCCCTTTGATCTGATGATATTGGATTTGAATATGCCCGATATGCACGGGTTAGAAGTTCTAAAATTTGTTTTAGGGCATCCCAGTTATCACGATACACCGATTGTGATTCTGACGACCAAGGGTGATGAAAATAGTCGGAGTGAAGCCATTGCAGCAGGTGCAGCTTGTTATTTAACCAAACCCTTTCAACCTAAATTCTTAGCGAGTGAAATTCGCCAGTTACTAACTTCAGTTTCAGTGTGA
- a CDS encoding PqqD family peptide modification chaperone, which translates to MIPVARTENLLLQDIGNELIIYDQDNNSSHCLTPLAVRVWELSNGQNTVNDIARKLEKEFNLPGNSDVDMRGLVWLTLEELERYSLIKEYLRQPATNVIAGMSRRKAIKTATLVGGFALGSMFPMVRSIIAPEPAFAVSKCLADSGKICTQDSDCASNEICKQTDSGKRCKLAVC; encoded by the coding sequence ATGATACCTGTCGCCAGAACTGAAAATCTGTTGCTGCAAGATATAGGTAATGAATTGATCATTTACGATCAAGATAATAATTCCTCCCATTGTTTAACGCCACTGGCAGTGAGAGTCTGGGAATTATCAAATGGTCAAAATACAGTTAATGATATAGCTCGTAAACTCGAAAAGGAGTTTAATCTGCCTGGGAATAGTGATGTGGATATGCGGGGTTTGGTTTGGCTGACATTGGAAGAATTAGAACGCTATTCCTTGATTAAAGAGTATTTACGACAACCTGCTACAAATGTAATTGCAGGGATGTCACGTCGGAAGGCAATTAAGACGGCTACATTGGTGGGAGGATTTGCGCTCGGTTCTATGTTTCCTATGGTAAGGTCAATTATTGCTCCTGAACCTGCGTTCGCAGTATCTAAATGTTTAGCGGATAGTGGAAAGATATGTACCCAAGATTCAGATTGTGCATCGAATGAGATTTGCAAGCAAACAGACAGTGGAAAGAGATGTAAACTAGCGGTTTGTTAA
- a CDS encoding isoaspartyl peptidase/L-asparaginase, whose amino-acid sequence MVVQPKLIIHGGAGSSLQGKGGLKAVRKSLYQVIDEVYALLLTGASAKEAVVRGCQLLEDDPRFNAGTGSVLQSDGQIRMSASLMDGTLKRFSGVINVSRVKNPIDLAVFLQNASDHVLSDYGAAELARELQLPLYNPLTDQRLQEWLEDRKDNFKRSMANVVSESAGTGTIGVVALDQNGQLAAGTSTGGKGFERIGRVSDSATPAGNYATDQAGVSCTGIGEDILDECLAAKIVTRVTDGQTLKAAFDKSFAEAHDRQRDFGAIGIDATGAIAWGKTCDVILAAFHDGQNRGDSLEAPQGTQVFSGIS is encoded by the coding sequence ATGGTGGTTCAACCTAAACTGATTATTCATGGTGGTGCTGGCAGTTCTCTCCAAGGGAAAGGAGGGTTAAAAGCCGTTCGTAAATCCCTGTATCAAGTCATTGATGAAGTCTACGCCTTACTGCTGACAGGAGCTAGTGCTAAAGAAGCGGTGGTACGGGGCTGTCAACTCCTCGAAGATGATCCCCGATTTAATGCGGGTACAGGTTCGGTTTTGCAGTCCGATGGCCAAATCCGCATGAGTGCTTCCTTAATGGATGGAACCTTAAAACGCTTTAGTGGCGTGATTAACGTTTCACGGGTCAAAAATCCTATCGATTTAGCCGTTTTCTTACAAAACGCCTCGGATCACGTTTTATCCGATTATGGTGCGGCTGAATTAGCACGGGAACTGCAACTTCCCCTGTATAATCCCCTCACGGATCAACGATTACAAGAATGGTTAGAAGACCGTAAAGATAATTTTAAACGCAGTATGGCCAATGTCGTCTCCGAATCGGCGGGAACCGGAACCATTGGGGTTGTCGCCTTGGATCAAAATGGCCAATTAGCCGCTGGAACCTCAACGGGAGGAAAAGGGTTTGAACGTATTGGTCGGGTGAGTGACTCGGCGACTCCGGCGGGAAATTATGCTACGGATCAAGCGGGGGTGAGTTGTACCGGAATTGGGGAAGATATTCTTGATGAATGTTTAGCCGCCAAAATTGTAACGCGGGTCACGGATGGTCAAACCTTAAAAGCCGCCTTTGACAAATCCTTTGCAGAAGCTCATGATCGTCAACGGGATTTTGGGGCCATTGGCATTGATGCAACGGGTGCGATCGCTTGGGGAAAAACCTGTGATGTGATTCTAGCTGCCTTTCACGACGGTCAAAATAGAGGTGATAGCCTGGAAGCACCTCAAGGAACTCAAGTGTTTTCTGGGATTTCTTGA
- a CDS encoding PqqD family peptide modification chaperone, producing MIPVARTENLLLQDIGNELIIYDQDNNSSHCLTPLAVRIWELSNGQNTVNDIAHKLEKEFNLPADSDVDMRGLVWLTLEELERYKLIKEYRKEPIAIPNISRRKAIKTATLVGGFAIGSMFPGVKSIASPDPGGARSTAGPPKPPCIEEGKDCIPGSNPTKRDGCCQNAKKNIFCSSRTNRKPGESEFACEQR from the coding sequence ATGATTCCTGTTGCCAGAACTGAAAATCTGTTACTGCAAGATATAGGTAATGAATTGATCATTTACGATCAAGATAATAATTCTTCCCATTGTTTAACGCCACTGGCAGTAAGAATTTGGGAATTATCAAATGGTCAAAATACGGTCAATGATATAGCCCATAAACTTGAAAAAGAGTTTAATCTCCCGGCGGATAGTGATGTGGATATGCGAGGTTTGGTTTGGTTAACTTTAGAGGAGCTTGAGCGTTATAAGCTGATTAAGGAGTATCGGAAGGAACCCATTGCTATACCCAATATTTCACGTCGGAAAGCAATTAAGACGGCTACATTAGTTGGGGGATTTGCGATCGGTTCGATGTTTCCTGGGGTTAAATCAATTGCTAGTCCAGATCCGGGGGGAGCCAGGTCAACGGCTGGGCCTCCAAAGCCTCCTTGTATAGAAGAAGGAAAAGATTGCATACCAGGTTCAAATCCAACCAAACGTGATGGTTGTTGTCAAAATGCTAAAAAAAATATTTTTTGCTCCTCCAGAACTAATCGTAAGCCTGGAGAAAGTGAATTTGCTTGTGAACAAAGATAA
- a CDS encoding peroxiredoxin family protein: MIIIDYLMILIIGAIFLITGIAKALNSKEFIYHNYKYGLLSTLIVPQVATTFIGLESALGLALILHEFPQWLIPISILFLIGSSGLILWSTSSGKTEDCGCYGGLVIITPQQSILLNLGYILLLAIAWFYPVPNHHTETWQWILALIVGISASTLGWLSRQKPLVDFSRLKLGNHWKRRWLKDSPNDLQQGSHFVVFLSKDCPYCKRWVPFLNMMNTQKDLPQVLGIMSLPSDELEAFKDEQMVRFPLVSMDKLLFSYMADAYPTAILIEDGVITQTWIGELPEAYLDRIKQMYERVLLKKTEPISS; encoded by the coding sequence ATGATAATAATTGATTATTTGATGATATTAATTATAGGAGCAATTTTTTTAATAACTGGAATTGCCAAAGCTCTAAATTCTAAAGAATTCATCTATCATAATTACAAATATGGTTTGCTATCTACCCTAATTGTCCCCCAGGTAGCGACTACCTTCATTGGTTTAGAATCAGCATTAGGATTAGCTCTAATTCTCCATGAATTTCCCCAATGGCTTATTCCTATATCAATCCTTTTCTTAATCGGTTCATCAGGGTTAATTCTTTGGTCTACCTCCTCTGGTAAAACAGAAGATTGCGGTTGCTATGGAGGTCTTGTAATCATCACGCCCCAACAAAGTATCCTGTTGAATTTAGGATATATTCTGTTACTAGCAATAGCATGGTTTTATCCAGTACCCAACCACCATACAGAAACTTGGCAATGGATACTTGCATTAATTGTTGGAATATCCGCTAGCACCCTCGGTTGGCTATCTCGACAGAAGCCTCTTGTAGACTTCTCTCGCCTAAAACTTGGAAATCATTGGAAACGTCGTTGGTTAAAAGATAGCCCCAACGACTTACAACAGGGTTCCCATTTTGTTGTATTCCTCAGCAAAGATTGCCCTTACTGTAAACGATGGGTTCCTTTTCTCAATATGATGAATACCCAAAAAGATTTACCCCAAGTTCTGGGAATTATGTCTCTCCCCTCTGATGAATTAGAAGCCTTTAAAGATGAACAGATGGTGCGCTTTCCCCTAGTTTCAATGGATAAACTTTTATTTAGTTATATGGCAGATGCCTATCCCACTGCTATTTTAATTGAAGATGGAGTCATAACTCAAACATGGATTGGAGAACTTCCTGAAGCTTATTTAGACCGAATTAAACAGATGTATGAGAGAGTTTTGTTGAAGAAGACAGAACCCATCTCATCTTGA
- a CDS encoding RNA methyltransferase: MSQTVSENTRLTFIRIVLVEPAGALNVGSVARVMKNMGLEQLILVNPHCDPLGDEAKRMAVHAVDILEQAIIVSSLPEALTGCQRAIATTARSRSQALPTDLEDPRTVLPWLLDCPSALIFGPEDRGLNNDELSYAQRFLRIPSSSCYPSLNLAQSVGVCCYELRYLALEIQPTPAQGMEHPNPSTVPLEVLEGYYQQLETLLLRVGYLYPHTSNSRMKKFRRLFNRANLTGEEVTMLRGILSQVEWAINCNNFVAIDDTLKASPD, encoded by the coding sequence ATGTCACAGACCGTTTCTGAGAACACCCGATTAACTTTCATCCGCATTGTGTTAGTTGAACCCGCCGGAGCGTTAAATGTGGGTTCGGTTGCACGGGTGATGAAAAATATGGGATTAGAGCAATTAATATTAGTCAATCCCCATTGTGATCCCCTGGGGGATGAAGCCAAAAGAATGGCTGTTCATGCGGTTGATATTTTAGAACAGGCCATTATTGTTTCGTCTCTACCCGAAGCCTTAACCGGATGTCAACGCGCGATCGCAACAACAGCCCGATCTCGATCCCAAGCGTTACCCACTGATTTAGAAGATCCCAGAACGGTTTTACCTTGGTTATTAGATTGTCCTTCAGCTTTAATTTTTGGCCCAGAAGATCGAGGTTTAAATAATGATGAATTGAGTTATGCTCAACGATTTCTCCGCATTCCTTCGAGTTCCTGTTATCCGTCTTTAAATTTAGCTCAATCTGTTGGGGTGTGTTGTTATGAATTACGATATTTAGCGTTAGAAATCCAACCGACTCCAGCACAGGGGATGGAACACCCCAACCCTTCGACCGTTCCCTTAGAGGTCTTAGAAGGATATTATCAACAGTTGGAAACCTTGTTACTTCGGGTTGGATATTTGTATCCCCATACCAGCAATAGCCGCATGAAAAAATTCCGGCGTTTGTTTAATCGTGCTAATTTAACGGGGGAAGAAGTCACAATGTTACGCGGTATCCTCAGTCAAGTCGAATGGGCAATAAACTGTAACAATTTTGTTGCAATTGATGATACCCTAAAAGCGTCGCCCGATTAA
- a CDS encoding DUF2256 domain-containing protein codes for MVRVPSKSDLPTKICPVCDRPFTWRKKWANCWDEVKYCSERCRRRRSSSTPEIEHPQ; via the coding sequence ATGGTGCGCGTGCCATCCAAATCCGACTTACCGACGAAGATTTGTCCTGTTTGCGATCGCCCCTTTACCTGGCGAAAAAAATGGGCGAACTGTTGGGATGAAGTCAAATATTGTTCTGAACGCTGCCGTCGCCGTCGTTCTTCTTCTACCCCAGAGATAGAACACCCCCAATAA
- a CDS encoding serine hydrolase: MAQRSPRQSFFSKLSSSNSGSASSGPKSRNDNSSKSQPRRRSRRSTPPQPQPVPRRDRSPESRQNVDPSRLESFEPLVSQLRQQPPRRPKSRQTRSQPGKRPRQKVTLASILSFLKPPISGSQRSRRLPRDRVATTSVGTPRDQSVKRIRKKRRVSPMVYATRLLILGIGIGVISGTILSILNALGRSSAEANQTINLTLEQQQNPNSNPSNTQVQPLQLTQEAADLKTAILALAQDSPKLKPGVFLVDLDTGNYVDISGETPIPAASTIKVPILVSFFQAVDEGRIRLDEILTMEEKHIAKGSGELQDKPVGSKFTALETATLMITNSDNTATNMIIDRLGGIESLNQQFVSWQLKQTQMQNILPDLEGTNKTSSKDLVTLMAEINQGKLVSVKSRDFMLRIMQQTRNRSLLPSGLGEGAFIAHKTGNIDTVSGDIGLVDMPNGKRYLVGVLVQREADDPQAEELIRQISSTIYQYFDSSTNPVPNSDSSPAPDEVQSQDDQQ, encoded by the coding sequence GTGGCTCAACGATCTCCGCGTCAGTCGTTCTTCTCAAAACTTTCTTCTTCTAACTCTGGCTCTGCGTCCTCTGGGCCAAAGTCCCGCAATGACAATTCATCGAAATCACAGCCTCGACGCCGTTCTCGTCGTTCAACTCCTCCTCAACCTCAACCGGTTCCTCGTCGGGATCGCTCACCAGAATCCCGTCAGAACGTTGATCCCAGCCGTTTAGAGTCTTTTGAACCCCTGGTTTCTCAACTACGACAACAACCTCCTAGGCGACCCAAATCTCGTCAAACCCGATCTCAACCGGGTAAACGGCCACGCCAGAAAGTGACCCTGGCTTCTATTTTATCGTTTCTGAAGCCTCCGATATCGGGGTCGCAACGATCTCGGCGTCTTCCAAGGGATCGAGTCGCGACAACTTCGGTTGGTACACCCAGGGATCAATCTGTAAAACGAATACGGAAAAAACGTCGGGTGTCTCCGATGGTTTATGCAACTCGTTTGTTGATTTTGGGGATTGGCATTGGTGTGATTTCAGGGACGATTCTTTCAATTTTAAATGCGTTGGGACGTTCGAGTGCAGAAGCGAATCAAACCATTAATTTAACTTTAGAACAACAACAAAACCCTAATTCCAACCCGTCTAACACTCAGGTTCAACCGTTACAACTAACTCAAGAAGCGGCGGATTTAAAAACAGCAATTCTGGCTTTAGCTCAGGATTCACCTAAGTTAAAACCGGGGGTATTTCTGGTTGATTTAGATACGGGAAATTATGTTGATATTTCAGGAGAAACCCCCATTCCTGCTGCCAGTACCATTAAAGTGCCAATTTTAGTTTCATTTTTTCAAGCCGTTGATGAAGGTAGAATTCGCCTGGATGAAATTTTGACAATGGAGGAAAAACATATTGCGAAAGGGTCTGGAGAACTCCAAGATAAACCTGTTGGTAGTAAATTTACGGCTTTAGAAACGGCTACTTTAATGATTACTAATAGTGATAATACGGCTACCAATATGATTATTGATCGTTTGGGCGGTATTGAATCCCTAAATCAACAATTTGTATCCTGGCAATTAAAACAAACTCAAATGCAAAATATCCTGCCTGATTTGGAAGGAACCAATAAAACCAGTAGCAAAGATTTAGTAACATTAATGGCAGAAATCAATCAAGGGAAGTTGGTGTCTGTGAAATCCCGTGATTTTATGTTACGAATTATGCAGCAAACTCGTAATCGTTCTTTATTACCCAGTGGTTTAGGAGAGGGTGCGTTTATTGCTCATAAAACAGGCAATATTGACACGGTTTCTGGGGATATTGGGTTAGTTGATATGCCAAATGGGAAACGATATTTAGTTGGGGTTTTAGTTCAACGAGAAGCGGATGATCCCCAAGCCGAAGAATTGATTCGTCAAATTTCTTCTACGATTTATCAATATTTTGATAGCTCTACTAACCCTGTTCCTAATTCTGATTCCTCACCTGCTCCCGATGAAGTTCAAAGCCAAGATGATCAACAATAA